A stretch of the Aegilops tauschii subsp. strangulata cultivar AL8/78 chromosome 4, Aet v6.0, whole genome shotgun sequence genome encodes the following:
- the LOC109757919 gene encoding protein ANTHESIS POMOTING FACTOR 1 produces MPAGEKEERVTMEVTDEMLKTMEVGLAFRDYIGRISSMDFHSKATNYLVTASDDESIRLYDIQNAVCLKTINSKKYGVELVCFTTNPTLVLYSSKNGWDESLRLLSLNDNRFVRYFKGHLDRVVAMSLCYEKDSFLSGSLDRTVLLWDLRADKAQGLLRVQGRPAVSYDDQGLVFAVAYGGYVRMFDARKFEKGPFNIFSVGNDESEANMIKFSSDGRRLLLTTKAGCIHVLDSFHGNSLATYNVKPVVTNSTLEASFSPDGNHIISGSGDGSVFAWSVRSGKKVARWGSTDSEPPLVRWAPGSLMFLTGSSELSCWVPDLSKLGSFAVTK; encoded by the exons ATGCCAG CCggggagaaggaggagagggtgACCATGGAGGTCACCGACGAGATGCTCAAGACCATGGAGGTCGGTCTGGCCTTCCGGGACTAT ATTGGCAGAATTAGTTCTATGGATTTCCACAGCAAGGCTACAAACTATCTGGTGACAGCCAGTGATGATGAATCGATACGCCTATATGACATTCAAAATGCTGT ATGTTTGAAGACCATTAATAGCAAAAAGTATGGGGTTGAATTGGTGTGCTTCACTACTAACCCAACTCTTGTCTTGTATTCCTCGAAAAATGGTTGGGATG AATCTCTGCGTCTACTCTCTCTAAATGATAACCGGTTTGTAAGATATTTCAAAGGCCATCTTGACAG GGTTGTTGCTATGTCATTATGTTATGAGAAAGACAGTTTTCTCTCTGGTTCACTTGATCGAACTGTTCTCCTATGGGATCTGAGGGCTGACAAAGCACAG GGCTTGCTGCGTGTGCAAGGGAGGCCCGCAGTTTCATATGATGATCAGGGTTTAGTTTTCGCAGTTGCTTATGGTGGCTATGTAAGGATGTTTGATGCTCGAAAATTTGAGAAG GGGCCTTTTAATATTTTCTCCGTTGGTAATGATGAATCAGAAGCCAATATGATAAAGTTCAGCAGTGATGGAAGGCGGCTTCTTTTAACCACCAAAGCAGGGTGTATTCATGTGCTAGATTCATTTCATGGCAACAGT CTAGCAACTTACAATGTTAAGCCAGTTGTAACCAATTCGACATTGGAGGCATCGTTCAGCCCTGATGGAAACCATATCATATCTG GCTCTGGTGATGGTAGTgtttttgcttggagcgtcagaAGTGGAAAGAAG GTTGCGCGGTGGGGGAGCACAGATAGCGAGCCACCATTGGTTAGGTGGGCTCCAGGATCGTTGATGTTCTTGACTGGATCTTCAGAACTATCCTGCTGGGTCCCGGACCTATCGAAGCTGGGATCGTTTGCCGTGACCAAGTAA